A DNA window from Clavibacter sepedonicus contains the following coding sequences:
- a CDS encoding ABC transporter ATP-binding protein, with the protein MGVDFGSTTALSDVDLDIHEGEVVGLIGANGAGKSTVIGLLHGAVLPTRGRVHLFGSDPRDPRSRMRLGTTPQSVALPETLRVDELIRLVGAHFRDQAPRDEIVRDFGIEPFLRTRAGALSGGQQRAVAVALAFLGSPRLVLLDEPTAGLDLVVRRRLREAIARRAAGGCTVLLTSHYFEDIEDLATRIVVLAAGRVTADGSLAEMRRGGREVEISFATDDPSAFVGVTPADASRIIGRRLHLTTDDPDELLRSVYAVGSRVDDLEVRRVSLEDALLSLPRHADPEGSGR; encoded by the coding sequence GTGGGCGTCGATTTCGGCTCGACGACGGCGCTGTCGGATGTCGACCTGGACATCCACGAGGGTGAGGTCGTGGGGTTGATCGGCGCGAACGGCGCCGGCAAGTCGACGGTCATCGGCCTGCTCCACGGCGCCGTGCTCCCCACCCGAGGGCGGGTCCACCTCTTCGGCAGCGATCCCCGTGACCCGCGCTCCCGGATGCGGCTCGGCACGACGCCGCAGTCCGTCGCCCTGCCGGAGACCCTCCGCGTCGACGAACTCATCCGGCTGGTCGGGGCCCACTTCCGCGACCAGGCGCCTCGTGACGAGATCGTGCGGGATTTCGGCATCGAGCCGTTCCTCCGCACGCGAGCGGGCGCGCTCTCCGGGGGCCAGCAGCGCGCCGTCGCCGTCGCGCTCGCGTTCCTCGGGTCGCCACGGCTCGTGCTGCTGGACGAGCCGACGGCGGGCCTCGACCTGGTCGTGCGGCGCCGACTGCGCGAGGCGATAGCGAGGCGGGCCGCGGGCGGATGCACGGTGCTCCTGACGAGCCACTACTTCGAGGACATCGAGGACCTGGCGACGCGCATCGTCGTCCTCGCCGCCGGGCGGGTGACCGCGGACGGCTCGCTCGCGGAGATGCGCCGAGGGGGACGCGAGGTCGAGATCTCGTTCGCGACGGACGATCCCTCCGCGTTCGTCGGCGTCACGCCGGCTGACGCGTCCCGGATCATCGGCCGCCGTCTCCACCTGACCACGGACGATCCCGACGAGCTGCTCCGCTCGGTGTACGCGGTCGGCTCCCGGGTCGACGACCTGGAGGTGCGGCGGGTGTCGCTCGAGGACGCGCTCCTGTCGCTCCCGCGGCACGCGGACCCCGAGGGGAGCGGTCGATGA
- a CDS encoding plantazolicin family TOMM peptide, whose amino-acid sequence MITTTALPRAAAVTTTVYGEGLHLFEPMAARCTCSTVISTTCTWG is encoded by the coding sequence ATGATCACAACCACCGCTCTGCCGCGGGCCGCGGCTGTCACCACGACGGTCTACGGCGAGGGGCTGCATCTGTTCGAGCCGATGGCCGCACGATGCACCTGCTCGACGGTCATCTCGACCACGTGCACCTGGGGTTGA
- a CDS encoding aldo/keto reductase family oxidoreductase: MSTDLPGGLFPLADDLTVTRFGYGAMQLAGPRVFGPPKDPDAARAVLREAVALGITHIDTADFYGPGHTNAIIEEALFPYPDRLHIVTKVGSLRDEKGRWPQALSAAELRQAVYDNLTHLTLDVLDVVNLRVGAFDSPTDGSIEEPFTALAELQREGLIRHLGVSNVTHAQVAEARQIAPIVTVQNHYNLARRDDDALIDELAADGIAYVPYFPLGGFSPLQSEVLARVAASLGSAPLPVALAWLLQRSPNVLVIAGTSSVEHLRENVAGARIRLPEDALAELEGIGG; encoded by the coding sequence ATGTCCACCGACCTGCCCGGAGGGCTCTTCCCCCTCGCCGACGACCTCACCGTCACGCGCTTCGGCTACGGCGCCATGCAGCTCGCGGGACCGCGCGTGTTCGGGCCGCCGAAGGACCCGGACGCCGCCCGCGCGGTGCTGCGCGAGGCCGTCGCGCTCGGGATCACGCACATCGACACGGCCGACTTCTACGGCCCCGGCCACACGAACGCGATCATCGAGGAGGCGCTGTTCCCGTACCCGGATCGCCTGCACATCGTGACGAAGGTCGGATCCCTGCGCGACGAGAAGGGCCGCTGGCCGCAGGCGCTCTCCGCCGCCGAGCTCCGCCAGGCCGTGTACGACAACCTCACGCACCTGACGCTCGACGTGCTCGACGTCGTGAACCTCCGCGTCGGCGCGTTCGACAGCCCGACCGACGGATCCATCGAGGAGCCGTTCACGGCCCTCGCCGAGCTGCAGCGGGAGGGGCTGATCCGCCACCTCGGCGTGAGCAACGTCACGCACGCGCAGGTGGCCGAGGCCCGCCAGATCGCGCCGATCGTGACCGTGCAGAACCACTACAACCTCGCCCGCCGCGACGACGACGCGCTCATCGACGAGCTGGCCGCGGACGGCATCGCCTACGTGCCGTACTTCCCGCTCGGCGGGTTCTCGCCGCTGCAGTCGGAGGTGCTGGCGCGCGTGGCCGCCTCACTGGGATCCGCGCCGCTGCCGGTCGCGCTCGCGTGGCTCCTGCAGCGGTCGCCGAACGTGCTCGTCATCGCGGGCACGTCGTCGGTGGAGCACCTGCGCGAGAACGTGGCGGGCGCGCGGATCCGGCTGCCCGAGGACGCGCTCGCGGAGCTGGAGGGGATCGGGGGCTGA
- a CDS encoding MFS transporter, protein MPSPSAPTLSRTPAPTRDVRRARVAVGILFFTNGAIVANLLPRYPSIKAELGLANVEFGAAVAASPLGALIAGLAAGVLIRRYRSARVAVVATVVASVGILLAGLAPGWLVLAGALFLAGAMDSITDVAQNSHALRVQRLYGRSIINSFHAVWSIGAVAGGIMGAAAAQIRLPLVVHLSISAVLFSALAVLSLLWLLKGPEPEPGEGGAAHAHAPDPEGDVARAASPRALGLVAKYGVLLALVIIASGGAIVEDAGSSWSAIYLSGDLGASAFVAGLGFISLQGMQFVGRMLGDRMVDRFGQRAIARLGGVLVLVGMGAALAFPSIIGTIVGFGVAGFGVATLIPAAMQSADELPGFKPGTGLTIVGWLLRLGFLISPPVVGAIADASSLRFGLIFIPAAGLLVLVFSRVLATRRAHPAAQGL, encoded by the coding sequence ATGCCCTCCCCGTCCGCGCCGACGCTGTCGCGCACGCCCGCCCCGACCCGCGACGTCCGCCGCGCGCGCGTCGCCGTCGGCATCCTCTTCTTCACCAACGGCGCGATCGTCGCGAACCTGCTGCCGCGCTACCCCTCGATCAAGGCGGAGCTCGGGCTCGCCAACGTCGAGTTCGGGGCCGCGGTCGCCGCGTCGCCGCTGGGCGCGCTCATCGCGGGGCTCGCGGCCGGCGTGCTCATCCGCCGGTACCGGTCGGCGCGCGTGGCGGTCGTCGCGACCGTGGTGGCATCCGTCGGGATCCTCCTGGCCGGCCTCGCGCCCGGCTGGCTCGTGCTCGCGGGCGCCCTGTTCCTCGCGGGTGCCATGGACTCCATCACCGACGTCGCGCAGAACTCGCACGCGCTGCGCGTGCAGCGGCTGTACGGGCGCTCGATCATCAACTCGTTCCACGCGGTCTGGTCGATCGGCGCGGTCGCGGGCGGGATCATGGGCGCGGCCGCCGCGCAGATCCGGCTGCCGCTCGTCGTGCACCTCTCCATCTCGGCCGTGCTGTTCAGCGCGCTGGCCGTGCTGTCACTGCTGTGGCTGCTGAAGGGGCCTGAGCCGGAGCCCGGCGAGGGCGGCGCGGCGCACGCGCATGCCCCGGATCCCGAGGGCGACGTCGCGCGCGCCGCCTCCCCGCGCGCCCTCGGCCTGGTCGCGAAGTACGGCGTGCTGCTCGCGCTCGTGATCATCGCGTCCGGCGGCGCCATCGTCGAGGACGCCGGCAGCTCCTGGTCGGCCATCTACCTCTCGGGCGACCTCGGCGCGAGCGCGTTCGTCGCGGGCCTCGGCTTCATCTCGCTCCAGGGCATGCAGTTCGTCGGCCGGATGCTCGGCGACCGCATGGTGGACCGCTTCGGCCAGCGCGCCATCGCCCGCCTCGGCGGCGTGCTCGTGCTCGTCGGCATGGGCGCGGCGCTCGCGTTCCCGAGCATCATCGGCACGATCGTCGGATTCGGCGTCGCGGGCTTCGGCGTCGCGACCCTCATCCCGGCCGCCATGCAGTCAGCGGACGAGCTCCCCGGCTTCAAGCCCGGCACCGGCCTCACCATCGTCGGCTGGCTGCTGCGGCTCGGCTTCCTCATCTCGCCGCCGGTCGTCGGCGCCATCGCGGACGCCTCGTCGCTCCGCTTCGGCCTGATCTTCATCCCCGCCGCGGGCCTCCTCGTGCTCGTGTTCTCGCGCGTGCTGGCGACCCGGCGGGCGCACCCGGCGGCGCAGGGGCTGTAG
- a CDS encoding winged helix-turn-helix transcriptional regulator, which yields MTQMSFRVTRDRPGVTEGRYPANCPSRTLLDHITSKWGVLVLLALGERSRRWGELRREVEGISEKMLASTLRTLADDGLVLREAQPTIPPRVDYRLTETGHEVSARLVPLMDLVMDVTEDTSPLASRRP from the coding sequence ATGACGCAGATGAGCTTCCGGGTGACCCGCGACCGGCCCGGCGTGACCGAGGGCCGCTACCCCGCGAACTGCCCGTCGCGCACCCTGCTCGACCACATCACCAGCAAGTGGGGCGTGCTCGTGCTCCTCGCGCTCGGTGAGCGGTCCCGGCGCTGGGGCGAGCTCCGGCGCGAGGTCGAGGGCATCAGCGAGAAGATGCTCGCCTCCACGCTGCGCACGCTGGCCGACGACGGGCTCGTCCTCCGCGAGGCGCAGCCCACCATCCCGCCGCGAGTCGACTACCGGCTCACCGAGACCGGCCACGAGGTGAGCGCCCGGCTCGTGCCGCTGATGGACCTGGTGATGGACGTCACCGAGGACACGTCGCCCCTGGCCTCCCGCCGACCCTAG
- a CDS encoding SDR family oxidoreductase, whose protein sequence is MTIVVTAATGRLGSRIVASLLARGYAASDVLATARRPEALADLAAQGVRTARLEYTDAESVKAAIQPGDTLVLVSGSEVGQRVPQHTTVIEAAKEAGVGRILYTSVLRASTTELFIAGEHKATEEVLAASGVPVTLLRNGWYTENYAGTVDSVKQSGALLTSAGDGRVASATIADFAEATAVAALDDSLAGQTLELAGDERWTQDDLAEAISGILGQPVPVSQVSAEEHARILGGAGLDEGTVGFVVGLDAATRAGQLDDETGDLARLLGRPTTSLADGLRQAVAGA, encoded by the coding sequence ATGACCATCGTCGTCACCGCCGCCACCGGCCGCCTCGGATCGCGCATCGTCGCGTCCCTCCTCGCCCGCGGCTACGCCGCCTCCGACGTGCTCGCCACCGCGCGCCGCCCCGAGGCCCTCGCCGACCTCGCCGCGCAGGGCGTCCGCACCGCGCGCCTCGAGTACACCGACGCCGAGAGCGTGAAGGCCGCGATCCAGCCCGGCGACACCCTCGTGCTCGTCTCGGGCAGCGAGGTCGGCCAGCGCGTGCCCCAGCACACCACCGTCATCGAGGCCGCGAAGGAGGCGGGCGTCGGCCGGATCCTCTACACGAGCGTCCTCCGCGCCTCCACCACCGAGCTCTTCATCGCGGGCGAGCACAAGGCCACCGAGGAGGTGCTCGCCGCATCGGGCGTGCCCGTCACGCTCCTCCGCAACGGCTGGTACACCGAGAACTACGCCGGCACGGTCGACTCCGTGAAGCAGTCCGGCGCGCTCCTCACGAGCGCGGGCGACGGCCGCGTCGCGAGCGCCACCATCGCCGACTTCGCCGAGGCCACGGCGGTCGCGGCACTCGACGACTCGCTCGCAGGCCAGACCCTCGAGCTCGCAGGCGACGAGCGCTGGACGCAGGACGACCTCGCCGAGGCGATCTCCGGCATCCTCGGCCAGCCCGTCCCCGTCTCGCAGGTGTCCGCGGAGGAGCACGCGCGGATCCTCGGCGGCGCCGGCCTCGACGAGGGCACCGTCGGCTTCGTCGTGGGCCTCGACGCCGCCACGCGCGCCGGCCAGCTCGACGACGAGACGGGCGACCTCGCGCGCCTCCTCGGCCGACCCACCACGTCGCTCGCCGACGGCCTCCGCCAGGCGGTCGCCGGCGCCTGA
- the mmuM gene encoding homocysteine S-methyltransferase, with protein MTRPRPLPNRPLVLDGGLGTLLEARGHDLSDPLWSARVLADEPDAVRAAHAEYFRAGADVAITASYQVGFEAFAARGLSAAETEELLRASVRLAAEARDEVAQDDAPGAGRDRWIAASVGPYGATLGDGSEYAASSGLTRAELRRWHAPRFAVLADSGADLLACETVPSLDEGRALVDLARGSGASAWLAFTVQGGRLRSGEPMAEGFRLANGADEIVAVGINCAHPEEVPAAIAAARGVTDRPVAVYPNSGERWDAVARAWGGDPALPSVDAWIAAGASIVGGCCRVGPDEIRRMRDALG; from the coding sequence ATGACCCGGCCGCGCCCGCTCCCCAACCGCCCGCTGGTGCTCGACGGCGGCCTCGGCACGCTGCTGGAGGCGCGCGGGCACGACCTCTCGGATCCGCTGTGGAGCGCGCGCGTGCTCGCGGATGAGCCGGACGCGGTGCGCGCCGCGCACGCCGAGTACTTCCGGGCGGGGGCGGACGTGGCGATCACGGCGTCGTACCAGGTGGGGTTCGAGGCCTTCGCGGCGCGCGGGCTGAGCGCGGCGGAGACGGAGGAGCTGCTGCGGGCGAGCGTGCGGCTCGCTGCCGAGGCGCGGGACGAGGTCGCGCAGGACGACGCTCCCGGGGCGGGCCGCGACCGGTGGATCGCCGCGTCCGTCGGCCCGTACGGCGCGACCCTCGGCGACGGCTCCGAGTACGCGGCATCGAGCGGCCTCACGCGCGCCGAGCTCCGCCGCTGGCACGCTCCGCGGTTCGCCGTGCTCGCCGACTCCGGCGCCGACCTCCTCGCCTGCGAGACCGTCCCGAGCCTCGACGAGGGCCGTGCCCTGGTGGATCTCGCGCGCGGCTCGGGCGCGTCGGCCTGGCTCGCGTTCACGGTCCAGGGCGGGCGCCTGCGCTCGGGCGAGCCGATGGCCGAGGGCTTCCGACTCGCGAATGGGGCCGACGAGATCGTGGCCGTGGGGATCAACTGCGCGCACCCGGAGGAGGTGCCGGCCGCGATCGCCGCGGCCCGCGGCGTCACGGACCGGCCGGTCGCCGTCTACCCGAACTCCGGCGAGCGATGGGACGCGGTCGCGCGCGCCTGGGGCGGCGACCCGGCGCTGCCGTCCGTCGACGCGTGGATCGCGGCGGGCGCATCGATCGTCGGCGGGTGCTGCCGGGTCGGACCCGACGAGATCCGGCGGATGCGGGACGCGCTGGGCTGA
- a CDS encoding MarR family winged helix-turn-helix transcriptional regulator yields the protein MKDDDDVDLVIDAWGAAMPDVDFAPLDVVSRLRRLLPQMQRIREGAFAAEGLTTSEFEFLSVLRQQGDAGLTRAGLAERLGTDTGSLVHRVNRLTARSFITREEDPAGGRSRLVVLTPFGIERVDRAMRRLVADEDEVLADLSREQIATLIDSLRVIARTTERVRARRS from the coding sequence ATGAAGGATGACGACGACGTCGACCTGGTGATCGACGCGTGGGGGGCGGCCATGCCCGACGTCGACTTCGCGCCGCTCGACGTGGTGTCCCGGCTCCGGCGCCTCCTGCCGCAGATGCAGCGGATCCGCGAGGGCGCGTTCGCCGCCGAGGGCCTCACGACGAGCGAGTTCGAGTTCCTGTCCGTGCTGCGCCAGCAGGGCGACGCCGGCCTCACGCGCGCCGGGCTCGCCGAGCGCCTCGGCACCGACACCGGCAGCCTCGTGCACCGGGTGAACAGGCTGACCGCGCGCTCCTTCATCACGCGCGAGGAGGATCCGGCGGGCGGCCGCAGCCGGCTCGTCGTGCTCACGCCGTTCGGCATCGAGCGCGTCGACCGGGCGATGCGCCGCCTCGTCGCCGACGAGGACGAGGTGCTCGCCGACCTCAGCCGCGAGCAGATCGCGACCCTCATCGACAGCCTGCGCGTCATCGCGCGCACGACCGAGCGGGTGCGCGCGCGGCGGTCCTGA
- a CDS encoding HAD family hydrolase has product MADIASTPPAVLFDIDETLIHTGGSGARSWAMAFRDLHDVEADIGEHSSAGETDPQVGTATFRGVMGRDPEPAELARLYASYLRHLADDIRVSEGYRVLDGAEALLDRLADAGVVLGVVSGAMEGAARTKMEPARLGRFFVFGAYGSDSPERVDVVRRAIATAGIVRGAAPVRDEVLVVGDTPNDITSAHDAGATAVGVASGHYSADELRDAGADLVLDSLEDPALERLLGL; this is encoded by the coding sequence ATGGCCGACATCGCATCCACCCCGCCCGCCGTCCTCTTCGACATCGACGAGACCCTCATCCACACGGGCGGCTCCGGCGCCCGCAGCTGGGCGATGGCGTTCCGCGACCTGCACGACGTGGAGGCCGACATCGGCGAGCACTCGTCGGCGGGGGAGACGGATCCGCAGGTCGGCACCGCGACCTTCCGCGGCGTGATGGGCCGGGACCCGGAGCCCGCCGAGCTCGCGCGCCTCTACGCCTCCTACCTCCGCCACCTCGCCGACGACATCCGCGTCTCCGAGGGCTACCGCGTGCTCGACGGCGCCGAGGCGCTGCTCGACCGGCTCGCCGACGCGGGCGTGGTGCTCGGCGTCGTCTCCGGCGCGATGGAGGGCGCCGCCCGCACGAAGATGGAGCCCGCCCGCCTCGGCCGGTTCTTCGTGTTCGGCGCGTACGGATCCGACTCGCCCGAGCGCGTCGACGTGGTGCGCCGCGCCATTGCCACCGCCGGCATCGTGCGTGGCGCGGCGCCCGTCCGCGACGAGGTGCTCGTGGTCGGCGACACCCCGAACGACATCACCTCCGCGCACGACGCGGGAGCGACCGCGGTGGGCGTCGCGAGCGGTCACTACTCGGCCGACGAGCTGCGCGACGCGGGGGCGGATCTGGTGCTCGACTCCCTCGAGGACCCGGCGCTCGAGCGGCTGCTCGGGCTCTGA
- a CDS encoding histone-like nucleoid-structuring protein Lsr2 → MARKVVTTLVDDIDGTPIEEGQGETVPFALDGVNYEIDLTDDNAAKLRTALEDYTDKGRRVGRSTTGKAGTRRSSSSSPKGDLSAAREWLREQGHKVSERGRISADLLAEYHSATS, encoded by the coding sequence ATGGCCCGCAAAGTAGTGACCACGCTCGTTGACGACATCGACGGCACGCCCATCGAAGAGGGGCAGGGCGAGACCGTGCCCTTCGCGCTCGATGGCGTGAACTACGAAATCGACCTCACGGACGACAACGCGGCGAAGCTGCGGACGGCGCTGGAGGACTACACCGACAAGGGCCGCCGCGTCGGACGCTCAACAACCGGCAAGGCCGGCACGCGCCGGTCCTCGAGCTCGAGCCCGAAGGGCGACCTCAGTGCCGCACGGGAGTGGCTGCGTGAGCAGGGCCACAAGGTCTCTGAGCGCGGACGCATCTCCGCGGACCTGCTCGCGGAGTACCACTCCGCAACCAGCTAG
- a CDS encoding helix-turn-helix domain-containing protein, whose amino-acid sequence MTDPRVWEAMPVSLRSGDLQSVLGIRQTTVSLWFRRGVIPGYVIGHSWFAFRSEVREWVESTANGPASRRPRDPDPLDAYRDVLSVAEVAQLLRMSQQAITGWIRDGCMPGVRDGRRWTVKKSALRELLRDSRNRKQG is encoded by the coding sequence GTGACTGATCCGAGGGTGTGGGAGGCGATGCCTGTCAGCCTGCGATCGGGCGATCTGCAGAGTGTGCTTGGTATTCGTCAGACGACGGTGAGTCTCTGGTTTCGCCGCGGGGTGATACCCGGCTACGTGATCGGGCACTCGTGGTTCGCATTCCGGTCCGAGGTCCGCGAGTGGGTGGAATCGACAGCGAACGGCCCCGCATCGCGTCGTCCACGGGACCCGGATCCCCTCGACGCGTACCGCGACGTCCTCTCCGTCGCTGAGGTGGCGCAGCTGCTGAGGATGAGCCAGCAGGCGATCACCGGCTGGATCCGAGACGGCTGCATGCCGGGCGTACGCGACGGCCGGCGGTGGACCGTGAAGAAGAGCGCCCTCCGCGAGCTCCTGCGTGACAGCAGAAACCGGAAGCAGGGCTGA
- a CDS encoding YegP family protein, whose protein sequence is MATQLTYKRADGRWAWRLTTDNGQVIATDGSQGYENESDAQRMGDLVISGTYAGRNRLRQG, encoded by the coding sequence ATGGCAACGCAGCTGACGTACAAGCGCGCAGACGGGCGATGGGCCTGGCGGCTGACCACGGACAACGGTCAGGTCATCGCGACCGACGGGAGCCAGGGCTACGAGAACGAGTCCGACGCACAGCGGATGGGTGACCTGGTGATCTCCGGGACCTACGCCGGGCGTAACCGCCTCCGGCAGGGCTGA
- a CDS encoding recombinase family protein — protein sequence MPGQLIGYARVSTDAQDVTAQRDALAALGVTPDRIYVDHGLTGTNRNRPALGKALEACWAGDTLVVTKLDRLARSISDARTIADELATKGVALSIGGSIHDPTDPTGRLLFNMLAMFAEFESHLIRARTREGMKVAAKKGKLKGGKPKLSPAAERHLVALYRAGDHSISELCDLFSIGRATVYRALGRHPVEESGQVTLPPG from the coding sequence ATGCCAGGACAGCTCATCGGATACGCCCGCGTCTCGACCGACGCGCAAGACGTCACCGCCCAGCGGGACGCCCTCGCAGCGCTCGGCGTGACGCCGGATCGGATCTACGTCGACCACGGCCTCACCGGCACCAACCGGAACCGTCCCGCGCTCGGGAAGGCGCTCGAGGCGTGCTGGGCCGGCGACACACTCGTGGTCACGAAGCTCGACCGCCTCGCCCGCTCGATCAGCGACGCCCGCACCATCGCCGACGAGCTCGCGACCAAAGGAGTCGCGCTCAGCATCGGGGGATCCATCCACGACCCGACCGACCCGACCGGGCGGCTCCTGTTCAACATGCTCGCGATGTTCGCCGAGTTCGAATCCCACCTCATCCGCGCCCGCACCCGCGAGGGCATGAAGGTTGCCGCGAAGAAGGGGAAACTCAAGGGCGGCAAGCCCAAGCTCTCCCCCGCCGCCGAGCGACACCTCGTCGCGCTCTACCGTGCCGGCGACCACTCCATCAGCGAGCTGTGCGACCTGTTCTCGATCGGCCGCGCCACCGTCTACCGCGCCCTCGGTCGGCACCCCGTCGAGGAGAGCGGACAGGTCACGCTCCCCCCGGGTTGA
- a CDS encoding trypsin-like peptidase domain-containing protein, giving the protein MDQLLKVRSSPPRERESHLWRVQLPGPSLALVSTSVRIPHKSIFALLLAFATVAGCCSVAAPAQAVDRIARASLPVRAGTHLIFSESDGPTYTRDYDCTAGAVLTGSGFLSRITPYQRAVRYVATAKHCGGRGAHVHVNDVEVGSVIWESPDTDLSIVRIEPLQTTRRSCYPTSAGIRCTLTSDYEPRATGEVFAVRNRSGQESSVPVAGTKVPDAREIFCTSGYITGRLCNYVSTNRPPGLIVENQQVLAETFSTATQRGDSGGPVVSRDMKIIGIIGAGGLPGSGDETYMSYIPIAVLFREQPYYVLAT; this is encoded by the coding sequence ATGGATCAGCTATTAAAAGTTCGATCCTCACCCCCGCGCGAGCGCGAGTCGCACCTGTGGAGAGTGCAGCTCCCCGGCCCGTCTCTCGCCCTAGTGTCTACTTCTGTGAGAATCCCACATAAAAGCATATTCGCCCTCCTGCTCGCGTTCGCCACCGTTGCTGGATGTTGCTCCGTCGCCGCACCGGCTCAGGCAGTCGATCGCATCGCCCGTGCATCGCTCCCTGTGCGAGCGGGTACCCATCTCATCTTCAGTGAGAGTGACGGACCTACCTATACAAGAGACTATGATTGCACCGCTGGCGCGGTGCTTACAGGATCTGGATTCCTGTCGCGAATCACGCCTTATCAGCGTGCCGTCCGATATGTAGCGACCGCGAAGCATTGCGGCGGTCGGGGCGCCCATGTCCACGTTAACGACGTTGAGGTTGGGTCGGTCATCTGGGAATCGCCAGACACCGACCTCTCAATTGTCCGAATTGAGCCCTTGCAGACGACGAGGAGGAGCTGCTATCCAACGTCGGCGGGTATCCGCTGCACGCTCACTAGTGACTACGAGCCCCGGGCGACGGGTGAGGTGTTTGCTGTGAGGAATCGCTCCGGTCAGGAATCGTCCGTGCCGGTAGCCGGAACCAAGGTCCCAGATGCTCGGGAGATTTTTTGCACCAGCGGATACATAACGGGACGTCTGTGTAATTATGTATCGACAAACCGACCGCCCGGCCTTATTGTCGAGAATCAGCAGGTTTTGGCGGAGACGTTCTCAACAGCGACGCAGAGGGGTGACTCTGGGGGACCTGTCGTCAGTAGGGATATGAAGATCATTGGCATCATCGGTGCTGGTGGCTTGCCAGGTTCAGGAGATGAGACCTATATGAGCTACATCCCCATCGCTGTACTTTTCCGAGAGCAACCCTATTACGTCCTAGCAACGTAG
- a CDS encoding chymotrypsin family serine protease, with protein MSPTFVSSISVALRGYARRRPFRTWRHRAAVVLVTAALVASATPASAVDYERTQYPVVGGTALQMRGGYCTAGFVVKKDGFLANLSAASRATRYVVTAKHCGPVGTDVSVGGQYLGKVVWTSQISDLGMIEVAPNVRRIPHCSSRSTGISCIVITSYDPRAVGRVLLASLRTRSISTVPVTGFGDGAPSGDTDVCTSGATTGLSCLWTAHELTTEQVKYAGEHGATTSGTGLLGGDSGCPVVSTSGLLYGVHSAVFRSDPSLMTYISAGQFFLERPGYSLAPS; from the coding sequence ATGTCCCCCACGTTTGTCTCATCCATCAGTGTTGCCCTTCGCGGGTACGCTCGCCGCCGACCTTTCCGCACCTGGCGTCACAGAGCTGCCGTCGTACTCGTTACCGCCGCGCTCGTCGCGTCGGCCACGCCGGCATCTGCAGTTGACTATGAGAGGACCCAGTACCCGGTCGTCGGTGGCACGGCGCTCCAGATGCGCGGCGGCTACTGCACAGCTGGCTTCGTCGTCAAGAAGGACGGATTCCTAGCCAACCTCAGCGCTGCGAGTCGGGCCACCCGCTACGTCGTGACCGCGAAGCACTGTGGTCCCGTCGGCACGGATGTGAGCGTCGGAGGGCAGTACCTGGGCAAGGTCGTATGGACCTCACAGATCAGCGACCTAGGAATGATCGAGGTCGCGCCCAACGTGCGTCGCATTCCGCACTGCAGTTCGCGGTCCACGGGGATCTCGTGCATCGTCATCACCTCCTATGATCCACGCGCCGTCGGGAGGGTGTTGCTGGCCAGCCTGCGGACAAGAAGCATCAGCACCGTACCCGTCACGGGCTTTGGAGACGGCGCCCCCAGTGGGGACACCGACGTCTGCACCTCCGGCGCTACGACCGGGCTGAGCTGCCTATGGACGGCGCACGAGCTCACGACGGAGCAGGTCAAATACGCGGGCGAACATGGCGCGACAACATCAGGCACCGGCCTCCTGGGCGGAGACTCGGGGTGCCCCGTGGTATCAACAAGCGGGCTCCTGTACGGCGTCCATTCAGCCGTGTTCCGATCCGATCCTAGCCTCATGACCTACATCAGCGCCGGGCAATTCTTCTTGGAGCGCCCCGGGTACTCGCTCGCCCCCTCCTGA